In one window of Mesoplodon densirostris isolate mMesDen1 chromosome 4, mMesDen1 primary haplotype, whole genome shotgun sequence DNA:
- the GREM1 gene encoding gremlin-1 isoform X2 produces the protein MSRTAYTVGALLLLLGTLLPAAEGKKKGSQGAIPPPDKAQHNDSEQTQSPQQPGSRNRGRGQGRGTAVPGEEVLESSQEALHVTERKYLKRDWCKTQPLKQTIHEEGCNSRTIINRFCYGQCNSFYIPRHIRKEEGSFQSCSFCKPKKFTTMMVTLNCPELQPPTKKKRVTRVKQCRCISIDLD, from the coding sequence ATGAGCCGTACGGCCTACACTGTGGGAGCCCTGCTTCTCCTCTTGGGGACCCTGCTGCCGGCTGCTGAAGGGAAAAAGAAGGGGTCCCAAGGGGCCATCCCCCCGCCAGACAAGGCCCAGCACAATGACTCGGAGCAGACTCAGTCTCCCCAGCAGCCTGGCTCCAGGAaccgggggcggggccaggggcgGGGCACTGCCGTGCCCGGGGAGGAAGTGCTGGAGTCCAGCCAGGAGGCCCTGCATGTGACCGAGCGCAAATACCTGAAGCGAGACTGGTGCAAAACCCAGCCGCTGAAGCAGACCATCCACGAGGAGGGCTGCAACAGCCGTACCATCATCAACCGTTTCTGCTACGGCCAGTGCAACTCCTTCTACATCCCCAGGCACATCCGGAAGGAGGAAGGCTCTTTTCAGTCTTGCTCCTTCTGCAAGCCCAAGAAGTTCACCACCATGATGGTCACGCTCAACTGCCCCGAACTACAGCCACCCACCAAGAAGAAGAGGGTCACTCGTGTCAAGCAGTGTCGTTGCATATCCATCGATTTGGATTAA